In the genome of Gloeotrichia echinulata CP02, one region contains:
- a CDS encoding glycine betaine ABC transporter substrate-binding protein codes for MFLTQYAPEILLHTGEHLVLVAIAMVVAISIGIPLGIFITRQPQLAQPVLGLANAIQTIPSLAIFGFLISVPFIGGIGTIPAVVALILYALLPIIRNTYIGINSVNPAIREAGKGMGMTDLQLLFQVEIPLAVGVILAGVRVATVISVGIATIAAAIGGGGLGVFIFRGISTVNNELILAGAIPAAFIALGADFGLGLLEKRLTLQTDKKVKLNRKFAVTLGILTLMILGLIAFTYQQKPPTIIIGSKNFTEQVILGELLAQQIESHTKLKVDRRFNLGGTFICHEAVKAGKIAGYVEYTGTALTAVLKEKPITSPQFVYDQVKQKYDQKFKLAVMQPLGFNNSFAMIIRGEDAKKLQIKTLTEAAKYTPQMQAGFGYEFIERQDGYPGLAKTYGLKFANFKQMELGLMYQALKEKKVDFIAASATDGLIPVLNLVILEDDKKYFPPYEAVPVFNEATLKKYPELGEAINQLAGLISSEEMQKMNYQVDNQSRPVEQVVSEWIKSH; via the coding sequence TTGTTTTTAACCCAATACGCCCCTGAAATTCTCCTTCATACCGGGGAACACTTGGTATTAGTGGCGATCGCAATGGTGGTAGCCATCTCGATTGGTATTCCTCTCGGTATTTTTATTACTCGTCAACCGCAACTCGCCCAACCAGTTCTCGGTTTAGCTAACGCTATTCAAACTATTCCTAGTTTAGCTATTTTTGGGTTTTTAATTTCTGTGCCATTTATCGGTGGAATTGGCACAATTCCGGCTGTTGTCGCCCTGATTCTTTATGCGTTACTTCCCATAATTCGTAATACTTATATCGGGATTAATAGCGTTAATCCGGCGATTCGAGAGGCGGGAAAAGGCATGGGAATGACGGATTTACAATTGTTATTTCAAGTAGAAATTCCCCTGGCTGTAGGCGTGATTTTGGCAGGTGTCAGGGTCGCAACCGTTATTTCTGTAGGAATTGCAACTATTGCAGCAGCGATTGGCGGTGGTGGATTGGGTGTGTTTATTTTTCGGGGAATTTCGACGGTTAACAATGAATTGATTCTTGCGGGTGCCATACCTGCAGCTTTCATCGCTTTAGGTGCAGATTTTGGCTTGGGATTATTAGAAAAGCGTCTGACACTACAAACAGATAAAAAGGTAAAACTTAATCGTAAATTTGCCGTCACTTTAGGCATATTAACATTAATGATTTTGGGATTAATCGCCTTTACCTATCAACAAAAACCACCGACAATTATTATTGGATCAAAAAATTTCACTGAACAAGTCATTTTAGGAGAATTACTAGCCCAACAAATTGAATCCCATACAAAATTAAAAGTAGATCGCCGCTTTAATTTAGGGGGAACTTTTATCTGTCATGAAGCAGTGAAAGCAGGTAAAATAGCTGGGTATGTTGAATATACGGGAACGGCGTTGACTGCAGTTTTGAAAGAGAAACCTATTACTAGTCCTCAATTTGTTTATGATCAAGTCAAACAAAAATACGACCAGAAATTTAAATTAGCAGTCATGCAACCTTTAGGATTTAACAATAGCTTCGCGATGATTATTCGAGGTGAAGATGCTAAAAAGTTGCAAATCAAAACACTTACCGAAGCTGCTAAATATACCCCTCAAATGCAAGCTGGATTTGGGTATGAATTTATCGAACGACAAGATGGTTATCCAGGTTTAGCTAAAACCTATGGCTTAAAGTTTGCTAATTTTAAACAAATGGAATTAGGATTGATGTATCAAGCCTTAAAGGAGAAAAAAGTAGATTTCATCGCAGCCAGTGCTACAGATGGCTTGATTCCTGTGCTGAATTTAGTCATTTTAGAAGATGATAAAAAATATTTTCCTCCCTACGAAGCTGTCCCTGTATTCAATGAAGCCACGCTGAAAAAATATCCAGAATTAGGGGAAGCCATTAATCAATTAGCTGGTTTAATTTCCAGTGAAGAAATGCAAAAGATGAATTATCAAGTTGATAATCAATCGCGTCCCGTTGAACAAGTTGTTAGTGAATGGATTAAGTCTCATTGA
- a CDS encoding ATP-binding cassette domain-containing protein — MSQLPKITVEFHDVGFSINHRPLLSHLNLTIYQGEALVLLGRSGSGKTTTLKLINHLLIPTQGEILVNGRPTTDWDAIKLRRRIGYVIQETGLFPHFSVKENVGLVPSLEKWTQQRIEARVDEMLNLVGLDPQIFAQRYPHQLSGGQRQRVGVARALAADPPILLMDEPFGALDPITRLELQQQFQYLQRQLGKTVIFVTHDIQEAFFLGTRIGLMYEGNLVALGTREEFLQSQHPEAQAFIACLNAWENRDKA; from the coding sequence ATGTCCCAATTACCAAAAATTACTGTTGAGTTTCACGATGTAGGCTTCTCGATTAATCACCGTCCCCTATTATCTCACTTAAATCTCACCATCTACCAAGGGGAAGCGCTAGTATTATTAGGACGCAGTGGAAGCGGGAAGACGACGACATTAAAATTAATCAATCACCTCCTTATACCCACCCAAGGAGAAATTTTGGTAAATGGTCGCCCTACGACTGACTGGGATGCAATTAAATTGCGACGACGGATAGGTTATGTCATTCAAGAAACCGGCTTGTTTCCCCACTTTAGCGTCAAAGAAAATGTTGGACTTGTCCCTTCTCTAGAAAAGTGGACACAACAGCGAATTGAGGCGCGAGTCGATGAAATGTTAAACTTAGTTGGTTTAGATCCTCAAATATTCGCGCAACGTTATCCCCATCAACTATCTGGTGGTCAACGTCAGCGTGTAGGTGTCGCGAGGGCTTTAGCTGCCGATCCGCCGATATTATTGATGGATGAACCTTTTGGCGCACTCGATCCCATCACGCGCCTAGAATTGCAACAACAATTCCAATATTTACAAAGACAACTAGGAAAAACCGTCATCTTTGTCACCCACGATATTCAAGAAGCTTTCTTCCTGGGGACGCGAATTGGGTTAATGTATGAAGGGAATTTAGTTGCTTTGGGAACGAGAGAAGAATTCCTCCAATCTCAGCATCCAGAAGCGCAAGCTTTTATTGCTTGTTTGAATGCTTGGGAAAATCGGGACAAAGCTTAA